The genome window AACGTCTGAAAATGCCAATTCTTGTGGCCCCCCAAATATGGGGTACCCAAAAACTACAAACATACCATTGCAATGTACTAGCACCAAACTGATACCCCTAACCAATTTCCCTTATATTCTACTAGGGTTGACCCAGGGCACTATTTCAGACAGCTAAAATGGTCCCATTACATTGACAGGTTCATGGAGTGATATGGCCCCTTCAAATAGGCATtctgaaaaaagataaaaatcaaatcatcCTAACTAATCTTCAACCACCAGTGACCAGACCAAACAATTACTTACATCATCCTCATAAACCTTAATTTACAGTTTTACTTATATCACAATGTGGTcacattaatttgtttttgaccGTGAATCCAAAACCTACTTATAGTGGACCTGTGATAAAGATAAtgacaattataataataacacgCATCATAGTCCAGCAAGGTGAGACCTAACAATAAGGGGACATCCATCTTGTCCTGACACAGGTACAGGTTggtaatgaaatattttatgtaCATAAACTAAGGGTATGGAGGAGGCATTTCAATACGTCACCATTGTGCTACGTACAtataataaattcatatttcatACTAATGAACCACGTTCATAAGGGCCAGATAATGGAAACAAACAAACGTgtagataattatattaaaattctcCTCGACCAAAGATATATACATTATATTagcaaaaggaaataaaaacaaatccaGAGTAGTGGAATCGTTCAGTCTACGTTTATAAGATTaataaaaaggacaaaaataaattatgattttactatatttatattggaataaaataataggatgAATGACATTGTGTTTTTGCAAGGGAAATGGTACCTTTTGGAGAGCATATGGCGGGAACGGTATCCTTATCATAAAGTGTAGCATTGTTATTCAGCTTCCAGTCACCCAGACGCTGAGATCCCTTCCTGGAAAGACTCCTCTGCAACTTTTTTTGTGGGTTGaaataacaatatattaaaatcaattaaacaaTCCTTTAAAGCCAAAAGAACCATCGAAGAAGACATCGTTCGGATATAGTTCGTTCCATGTGCATATTATGTATGAAAAAGAAAGTAAGTGGGACTCACATATTTTCCCCTCCTTTGATATGGGACAGAATGAGAGAGAACAAAGTGCTTTGcaattcttatttaatatttataagattttGTCTTTAATACagattttgttaaaaagaaaaaaaaaactaaggaatttagtttaaaaaatcaaGTGTTctgttaaaaaattgtatttattacataaaaatatataataattttttctttttttaaataaatattttaacttttggaTTCTTAGAAATCatctattttgtattaaaaaaaaaagtaaataaaaactaGTATCCTAGGATACTGGTTGGATATttaaaagtgaatttttttattaaccaaGTAGATATTAGCAAGACccttagaaaataaagaaaacaactaaaaaaattagtacAAAACCTGAGATAATAACTGCACAAGGTGCAGTTTCCAACTGCAGGGATCCAGTTCCACTTCTCCTTCTCCAAAgttgacaatttttaaaaaaacattattgtaCCCCCTTCCCTTCTTAAAATCGTGATGCATACAAAGCATAGGGCACAATAAAGTTAAAATGGTTAAATTAAATAGCCTATCCTAATTTAAACATATCATTAGTCATTGGTCATTAGTCAGTTGAAAATTATAGCCAAAGGCTAAATAATGCTTGAGAGAGACATTCCATCCAATGGCCTGGCCGCAAAAGTTTAATGGGTATTGATAGCGTGTTGTTATTATTTTCCCTCTCACTTCAATTGGTAATAATGCCACCATTTATTAATACGAAGGCTAgcattcaaaaaaatgcactagTAACCTTCATGGCTTCGAATTAGGTATTATTATAAATTCCAACAAGAAACAGAACACCCCCTGTTTTGTTTGTAAGTtaaacttgaataaaaaataaataatactagtACTAATAACAACCAAGTATAATtcagaaaagagagagagagagagttaccGTAATTCTCGAATTAGCATTGGTGGCATCTTTGTTGTGGCCGGAAGAGAAGGCATCCATGTCAATCACAAAGCTATCGGCTTTCTCGTCTGCGTATTGAAATGCGTTTATGTGATCCGAAACAAAAATTTTCTGGCTCTTCTGTTCCGAATCCAAAGGCTCTCCATTGTCAAAACAAGAAGATGACAAATCCTGAAAAACACAACACATCCGTGGCTCAAAAAATGGAACTTTTACGATGAATAAGATTAAAGAAAGAACTAGCTAGGAAAATGAATTCTTACCAACTTGGGGATTTCCGCcataaagagaagaagaaaaaatgaaggagTATGTATATTTTGAGGCTTGCGTACCGAATGGGACACAGCACAGGATATACCTGATTAGtcaaaactataaatatgtatataaaataacACGAATAAATAAAGAAACACCAATTAGAACATAGCCCCGTGAACCACAAGCCTGAGTTTTCTTTTCGTCTTTTCTTCTTAACCTTCCTATCGATTGGATTGGTTAGGAAAACCAAACACccc of Glycine soja cultivar W05 chromosome 1, ASM419377v2, whole genome shotgun sequence contains these proteins:
- the LOC114367963 gene encoding uncharacterized protein LOC114367963 isoform X3, whose product is MAEIPKLDLSSSCFDNGEPLDSEQKSQKIFVSDHINAFQYADEKADSFVIDMDAFSSGHNKDATNANSRITLQRSLSRKGSQRLGDWKLNNNATLYDKDTVPAICSPKGTLVGPFTPEKPAGMAVGPMGHSMNPHVHNLTADNIPTESKCSITRRNSFRRPSSWAIDPKRVKHGNNVADILHSDNQ
- the LOC114367963 gene encoding uncharacterized protein LOC114367963 isoform X1, whose translation is MAEIPKLDLSSSCFDNGEPLDSEQKSQKIFVSDHINAFQYADEKADSFVIDMDAFSSGHNKDATNANSRITLQRSLSRKGSQRLGDWKLNNNATLYDKDTVPAICSPKGTLVGPFTPEKPAGMAVGPMGHSMNPHVHNLTADNIPTESKCSITRRNSFRRPSSWAIDPKRVLLFFATLSSMGTMLLIYFTLTISKQSAEEYGG
- the LOC114367963 gene encoding uncharacterized protein LOC114367963 isoform X2 encodes the protein MAEIPKLDLSSSCFDNGEPLDSEQKSQKIFVSDHINAFQYADEKADSFVIDMDAFSSGHNKDATNANSRITRSLSRKGSQRLGDWKLNNNATLYDKDTVPAICSPKGTLVGPFTPEKPAGMAVGPMGHSMNPHVHNLTADNIPTESKCSITRRNSFRRPSSWAIDPKRVLLFFATLSSMGTMLLIYFTLTISKQSAEEYGG